TTTCCTGTGTGGTTGTTGTGAGAAGCAACTGTGGTGAAGTAAATGGAAGCActctttgtgtccaactctttgtgaccccctttttttctttttttattttttattaaatttaaaaaaaaattttttttctttttttaaaattttttttattttttaaagaaaaaaattttttttattttttatttaaaaaacaaaagaaaaaaaaaaaatggaagcactCTGAGAACAGCGAAGCATCCAGCCAATGCTGGTCAGTGATCCAAGGGAGGATCACGCAGGTGTCAGAGGGACGCAGCAGGCAGAAACAGTGTTTACTATGTGCGTACCAGTCACGGGGAACACCAAAGACCCCTTTATTGTAAAACATCAGCAGCACTCTATGTGATCTTTAGGAATTAAACACAGATATAGgtctattccaaatcctgaaagatgacgcactcaatatgccagcaaatttggaaaactcagcagtggccacaggactggaaaagatccgttttcattccaatcccaaacaaaggcaatgccaaagaatgctcaaactactgcacaattgcactcatctcacacattagtaaagtaatgctcaaaattctccaagccaggctgcagcaatatgtgaactgtgaacttcctgatgttcaagctggttttagaaaaggcagaggaaccagagatcaaattgccaacatccgctggatcatggaaaaagcaagagagttccagaaaagcatctatttctgctttattgactatgccaaagcctttgactgtgtggatcacaataaactggaaaattctgaaagagatgggaataccagaccacctgacctgcctcttgagaaatttgtatgcaggtcaggaagcaacagttagaactggacatggaacaacagactggttccaaataggaaaaggagtacatcaaggctgtatattgtcaccctgtttatttaacttctatgcagagtacatcatgagaaacgctggactggaatcaagattgccgggagaaatatcaataacctcagatatgcagatgacaccacccttatggcagaaagtgaagaggaactaaaaagcctcttgatgaaagtgaaagtaagagagtgaaaaagttggcttaaagctcaacattcagaaaacgaagatcatggcatccggtcccatcacttcatgggaaatagatggggaaacagtggaaacagtgtcagactttatttttttaggctccaaaatcactgcagatggtgactgcagccatgaaattaaaagatgcttactctttggaaggaaagttatgaccaacctagatcgcatattcaaaagcagagacattactttgccaacaaaggtccatctagtcaaggctatggtttttccagtagtcatgtatggatgtgagagttggactgtgaagaaggctgagcatcaaagaattgatgcttttgaactgtggtgttggagaagactcttgagagtcccttggactgcaaggagatccaaccagtccattctgaaggagatcagccctgggtgttctttggaaggaacgatgctaaagctgaaactccagtactttggccacctcatgcgaagagttgactcattggaaaagactctgatgctgggaaggattgggggcaagaggagaaggggatgagagaggatgagatggctggatggcatcactgactcgatggacatgagtctgagtgaactccgggagttggtgatggacagggaggcctggagtgctgcgattcatggggtcgcaaagagtcggacacgactgagggactgatctgatctgatctgataggtcGTCCTAGTATGTTGGCTGTGGCACTGccatttattaatacatttttagaaaatgttagCAGTCATCTCAAAGAGAATAAATAAGAGGGATGGGGCTAGTAAGAAACAGGAAAGGGCAAAGGAACCAAAGGGAAATCAGCAGCTTCAAAACCCCAAACATTCCTTTTATGGATGTCCCCAGATCAAAAcaccaatatccactggatcattgaaaaaacaagagagtttcaaaaagaaaatctacttctgctttattgactatgccaaagcctttgagtgtgtggatcaaaacaaactgtggaaaattgttcaagagatgggaataccagaccccctgatctgcctcctgagaaatctgtatgcagatcaagaagcaagttagaactggacatggaacaacagactggttccaaattgggaacggAGTaggtcaagtctgtatattgtcaccctgcttatttaacttatatgcagagtacatcatgcaaaatgctgggctggatgaagcacaagctggaatcaagattgccaggagaaatatcaataacctcagatatgcagatgacaccatgctgatggcacaaagtgaagaagaactaaagaggctcttgatgcaagtgaaagaggacagtggaaaagttggcttaaaggtcaacattcagaaaactaagatcatggcatctggtcccatcacttcatggaagatagttggggaaataatggaaacagtgacagactttatatttttgggctccaaaatcactgcagatggtgacagcagccctgaaattaaaagacgcttgctccttggaagaaaagtcatgaccaacatagacagaatattaaaaagcagagacattactttgctgacaaaggtccgtctagtcaaagctatggtttttccagtagtcatatatggatgtgagagtcagactctaaagaaagctgggtactgaagcattgatgcttttgaactgtggtgctggagaagactcttgagaatcccttggtcagcaaggagatccaaccagtccatcctaaaggaaatcagtcctgaatgttcattggaaggactgatgctgaagctggaactccaatactttggccacctgatgcgaagaactgactcatttgaaaagaccctgcctctgggaaagactgaaggtgggaggagaaggggatgacagaggatgagatggttggatggcatcaccaactcaatggacattgagtttgcataaactctgggagttggtgatgtacagggaggcctggcgtgctgtagtccatggggtcgcaaagagtcagacacaactgagcaactgaactgaactgagaccaaaACACATTTTGTGGAGACAGGAAGAAAGGTGTTTTCTAGTCTTTACCTACCCCACGTGACTTGGTGAGTGATCCGGAAAACTTGCACACAGCTTGTATTAGGCCAGCTCAGCCACCAGGTGGATCTTCTGATGGCGGATGAGGTTGCAGTGGTGGTTAAAGCTCTTCCCACACTGGTTGCAATGATGAGGGCGCTCCCCAGTGTGGCTTCTCTGATGCTCGATGAGAAATGAGTGCTGACTGTAGCTCTTGTTGCACTGGCTGCACTGATATGGCTTTTCTCCCTTGTGGATTCTCTTATGCTGGATGAGACCGGCACTCTGGCTGAAGGCCTTTCCACACTCCTTACAGTGGTACCGTTTCTGAATATTGTGGATTCCTCTGTGATTTAAAAGACCCGAACTCCGACTGAAGGTTTTCCCACACTCATTACACTCATAGGGtctttctccagtgtgaactctTTGATGTCGAACCAGACCCGAGCTCTGAGCAAAGCTCTTTCCACATTCCTCGTATCTGTGTGGTCCGGTTCCTACAGGACTTCCCCAGTGCCTCTCTACCCCACCCTTATGTTCACTGACTTCTCCATGTTGGGGCCCCTGCTGTGATTCCTCCCAGGTTAGTCCATAAGACACTTTCCCACATGGTTCCACTCTCTTAGGACAATGTTTCCTTAGCACCAACTCCCTGTCCTCAGTCTGGGTCATTccacctgaaacaaacaaaaaaaaagaccaggtaAATGTCACTTGTTCCCTGAGCCTAGTGATGAATGGGCTGCTATGTGAACAGAAATGCAAggtgctgctgcttctttttctttttaatctatgtatttatttggctgcaggggtcttagttgtggcacatgagatctttgatcttcattgtggcatgcagaatctttttttttagctgtggcatatgaactcttaggtgctgcacgtgggatctagttccctgaccagagatcaaacccaggtccctgcattgggagcacagaatcttagccactggacaatcAAGGAAGTCCCAAGTGAGGTACTTCTATTCTGATGTCACAGAGTCGGAAGGAGGTTACAAACTGAGGGGCCAGTGTGGCAACACCTTCTTCCCTACAAACGAGGGAAGTTTGCCCTCTTTGGCAAAATGCAGCTAGGTGTCCCCACATGGATGAGGCctgaagaaattttttaaatattcttcacAAGAAGAGAATGGTCAGGATCTGAGTGGCTTCTCTGGAGTCTTCCCTGAGAATTCCCTCCACACTGTGATGCAGGGAACCTCACAGTGACCCTTTCTAAAGAAAGTTATTTTGTGTAGACCTCCGATCATTTGGTCATTTACGGAAAAAGTGCTGAGCTTCTCCTATTCTAGGTGCTGTAGGAAGTACTTTACTCTTTCTAATCTGTAATCATCCTGGGTGCATCCCCAGGACAAAGCCTCAGCTCTAGTGCTTCTCTCTTCCTGGAAACTCTGACCTCAGAGCTCATTCTCCCACTTCCTTGAAGTTTTCACTCAATTCTCACCTTCTCAATTCTTCCACTTAAAACTACACTCTGTGTGCCCCATCCATAGCAGTCAGATTCCCTGTATgctctatttgtgctttattctgTAACACCACCTTGTAACAAATTGTATCATCTTATTTACATGCTTATTATTTGTCTCCCCCTTGCTATATACAATCTTATCTCCATGGGAACAAGATCTTTCTGGTTTATTCCCTGAGAATCTTGGCTGGTGCACAGTGgtggctcaataaatatttgttgaatatttagAGAAATGATTAAAATCAATGTTACTACTATGGCCTGAACTGACTGACCCAGGGGCTGGTGCTGAGGCAAAGGCTGTTCCACAGAACTGGTTCACGATGGACAATAGTCAACCAACCTAATTAGCCCGCCTCTATTTAGATGAGTTGAAGGTGAGGATGGAGAAGGGCTGCTGTGAATCCTTAGGATGTCTTGGGTTCCCCACATGTGATCACCACTTTGCAACTCAGAAAAACCCAAAACATTAGACTCTTTCTCTGACATCTAACTGCACTGTCCCTCACACTCCTGGATAGGTACCTCTTAGGACTCCTCTGGGATGAGACCAGGGTTCTCCACTTCCTTTTAGCTGGGAGATGACAACAggtttgcaaaacagaaatgtgTCTGCAGAGAAGAAATGGGCCACAAGTGAGACCAGTACTGCCCTTTTGCTCAAACTTTACATTTACATCTGAAATGTACAAGGGGACTGGGTAGAATATAAAAGCCAAGACATTTCCCACTTTTTAATAATTATCATTTATACAGTGTTCCATGAGTTACAAAGCACTTTCATGTATATTATCGAACTAACCACAAAACCTGTTCATGTTAGTATCCCACTTCTTAAAAGAACTAAAGATATGCAAAGGAGTCTGTCTATAGCTAGACAGACTATATTTAGAAAGAAATCTGGAAAACACACAGCAATTTGACAAGAGTATTTACTCCTGCTGAGTTGGACTTGAAGGAGAACTTTTACTTTTTACTATGTAAACTTGTGTATTtgggggattctttactatctgtacgcattttaaaagaaactcaaATTCAATGATATAAAGTAACTTTAAATGTTGCTTGGCTAAAAAACTGAAGAGCTGGAACTTGGATTTGGTCCTTGTAATCTGAAGTACTTCCTACATTGCTTTTACAAAATGGGCTTTTCCTGAATGTACAACACACGTGTGTACTGACACTGCTGTAGGGAGCACTCTCTGATCTGTAGAAGCCCTCTGGATACTCTCCTGTAGCCACTGTAGATGCTTAACA
This genomic interval from Bos taurus isolate L1 Dominette 01449 registration number 42190680 breed Hereford chromosome 23, ARS-UCD2.0, whole genome shotgun sequence contains the following:
- the ZSCAN9 gene encoding LOW QUALITY PROTEIN: zinc finger and SCAN domain-containing protein 9 (The sequence of the model RefSeq protein was modified relative to this genomic sequence to represent the inferred CDS: inserted 1 base in 1 codon) gives rise to the protein MNIDSKEILCLDMQAPKVWEELLTEKVEAESHPQKQESRLKRSNSLAREISRRHFRQLCYQETPGPRQALTRLRKLCYQCLRPHVSTKKQILDLLVLEQFLSILPQELQGWMREHCPESGEEAVILLEDLERELDEPQHEMVAYRQEQEVLSKXAVSLEAHMSLALQSQPKEPQLTLVSAQEPHPIGETDILSSLSKRAVLVSLVAHFFSADTFLFCKPVVISQLKGSGEPWSHPRGVLRGGMTQTEDRELVLRKHCPKRVEPCGKVSYGLTWEESQQGPQHGEVSEHKGGVERHWGSPVGTGPHRYEECGKSFAQSSGLVRHQRVHTGERPYECNECGKTFSRSSGLLNHRGIHNIQKRYHCKECGKAFSQSAGLIQHKRIHKGEKPYQCSQCNKSYSQHSFLIEHQRSHTGERPHHCNQCGKSFNHHCNLIRHQKIHLVAELA